The following proteins come from a genomic window of Candidatus Thermoplasmatota archaeon:
- a CDS encoding HAD family hydrolase codes for MDIKGVVFDLDGTITRTGVRFAPFRERIGCGEKDVLEYISKFDEKRKEKAYKILDEYEKSIQEDCILNDGFLEVMDFLMENNIKTGIATRSSKKHAQIVMGKLNIPIKNIVGRKDAAPKPSGEPLILLSKMFDVPLNKMLFVGDFLWDMLAGRNAGVKTVLLSKDHTKDFAHLADYTIHDFRELIEIIER; via the coding sequence ATGGATATCAAGGGCGTTGTGTTTGACCTGGACGGCACCATCACCAGAACAGGAGTAAGATTTGCCCCCTTCAGAGAGCGTATAGGATGCGGCGAGAAAGATGTGCTGGAATACATCAGCAAGTTTGATGAAAAAAGAAAGGAAAAAGCGTACAAAATACTTGATGAATATGAAAAAAGCATTCAGGAGGATTGCATTCTGAACGATGGTTTTTTAGAAGTTATGGACTTTTTAATGGAAAACAATATCAAGACGGGGATTGCAACACGATCGTCTAAAAAACACGCACAAATTGTTATGGGGAAGCTGAACATCCCGATTAAAAATATCGTTGGAAGGAAAGATGCTGCCCCGAAACCATCTGGAGAGCCTCTCATCTTGCTCTCAAAAATGTTTGATGTGCCGCTCAACAAAATGCTTTTTGTCGGAGATTTTTTGTGGGACATGCTTGCAGGCAGGAATGCAGGAGTCAAAACCGTGCTGCTTTCAAAAGACCACACAAAAGATTTTGCCCATCTCGCAGATTACACCATTCACGATTTCAGAGAATTGATAGAGATTATTGAGAGATGA
- a CDS encoding TATA-box-binding protein, whose amino-acid sequence MSMADIKIQNIVASTTIAETLELNRIMESLPNTSYRPNIFPGLVLRIDKPKTAFLLFKSGKVVCTGAKNIEDIKKSMGKVCDMLKKVGFKVIDNPKINVQNIVASGDLHGELNLVSTALAVGLENTEYEPEIFPGIVYRMREMGVVLLLFSSGKIVCTGARKPEQVSKAVEKLKEELEGKGLLY is encoded by the coding sequence ATGAGTATGGCTGATATAAAAATACAGAATATTGTCGCATCGACAACCATCGCGGAAACGTTGGAGTTAAACAGAATCATGGAATCTTTACCGAATACGAGTTACAGGCCAAACATATTTCCCGGCCTCGTACTGCGCATAGATAAGCCAAAAACCGCATTTCTGCTGTTTAAGAGCGGAAAAGTTGTGTGTACGGGTGCAAAAAACATCGAGGATATAAAGAAAAGCATGGGAAAAGTATGCGATATGCTGAAAAAGGTTGGCTTTAAAGTTATAGACAATCCCAAAATAAATGTTCAGAATATTGTCGCCTCCGGCGACTTGCATGGGGAACTCAATCTGGTAAGTACTGCCCTTGCCGTCGGGCTTGAAAATACGGAATACGAACCAGAAATTTTTCCGGGCATAGTATACCGGATGAGAGAGATGGGAGTTGTCCTGCTTCTATTCAGTTCAGGAAAAATTGTCTGCACCGGCGCCAGAAAACCTGAGCAGGTGTCAAAGGCAGTGGAAAAACTGAAGGAAGAGTTAGAGGGAAAAGGGCTGCTGTACTGA